One stretch of Pseudomonas fragi DNA includes these proteins:
- a CDS encoding LysR family transcriptional regulator, with protein MDLDLARTFLEIVRYGSLVGAAEKLHVTQTAVTARVHKLESLLGVTLFIRNRAGAKLTPEGEAFVVYANQLLQTWEAARRDLPRPEGLDQLLHIGGEVSLCNPLILNWAKALRQHLTTHALRIQISDAGQLLRQIEMGLLDAALVYQPAYWPGVQVEQLLEEKLIQIRRPEQPEPYVYVEWGEGFRRQHDAALPDKARAAISFNLGPVALHYILDNGGSGYFRTRVVKSYLDSGALERVPKAPEFSYPTYLVYSRERDCAALQEGIALLREIVKQDSDWSQQWEPEI; from the coding sequence ATGGACCTCGACCTGGCCCGTACCTTCCTTGAAATCGTCCGCTACGGCAGCCTGGTGGGCGCGGCGGAAAAACTCCATGTCACCCAGACGGCTGTCACTGCCCGGGTTCACAAGCTGGAAAGCCTGCTGGGCGTGACCCTGTTTATCCGCAACCGCGCGGGGGCCAAGCTCACCCCCGAAGGCGAGGCCTTCGTGGTGTACGCCAACCAGCTGCTGCAAACCTGGGAGGCCGCCCGCCGCGACCTGCCACGGCCCGAAGGGCTGGATCAGTTGCTGCATATCGGCGGTGAGGTCAGCCTGTGCAACCCGCTGATCCTCAACTGGGCCAAAGCCCTGCGCCAGCACCTGACCACCCATGCCCTGCGCATCCAGATCAGCGATGCCGGGCAACTGCTGCGCCAGATTGAAATGGGCCTGCTGGACGCCGCCCTGGTCTATCAGCCCGCCTACTGGCCCGGGGTGCAGGTGGAGCAGTTGCTGGAAGAAAAACTGATCCAGATCCGCCGCCCCGAGCAGCCCGAGCCTTATGTGTATGTTGAATGGGGCGAAGGCTTTCGTCGTCAGCATGACGCCGCCCTGCCCGACAAAGCGCGAGCCGCCATCAGTTTCAACCTGGGGCCGGTGGCCCTGCATTACATTCTGGACAACGGCGGCAGCGGCTACTTCCGCACCCGCGTGGTCAAGAGTTACCTGGATAGCGGCGCCCTGGAACGGGTGCCCAAGGCCCCGGAATTCAGCTACCCCACCTACCTGGTGTACTCCCGCGAGCGTGACTGCGCCGCCTTGCAGGAAGGCATCGCGTTGCTGCGCGAGATCGTCAAGCAGGACAGCGACTGGTCGCAGCAGTGGGAGCCGGAAATTTAA
- a CDS encoding (2Fe-2S)-binding protein, with amino-acid sequence MDDLKRQYDIQPLKQADMSILVNGQAVNAAQGETVLSVLNSVGMRQLAPNDHGRMTGAYCGMGVCYCCLVNIDGRHKRRACQTVVKPGMQVETGINRVASQELVL; translated from the coding sequence ATGGATGACTTGAAGCGACAGTACGATATCCAACCCTTGAAGCAGGCCGACATGTCCATTCTGGTCAATGGCCAGGCCGTCAATGCCGCGCAGGGCGAGACCGTACTCAGCGTGTTGAACTCAGTGGGCATGCGGCAATTGGCCCCCAATGATCACGGGCGCATGACGGGCGCTTATTGCGGCATGGGCGTGTGCTACTGCTGCCTGGTGAATATCGATGGCAGGCACAAGCGTCGCGCCTGCCAGACCGTGGTCAAGCCCGGCATGCAAGTCGAGACGGGTATCAACCGTGTCGCCAGCCAGGAGCTGGTGCTATGA
- the hcnB gene encoding cyanide-forming glycine dehydrogenase subunit HcnB, translating to MNARTVIVGGGPAGLSAAIELAQHGVQSTLLEEASRLGGVVYRGPLRDGVELDYLGERYKAALQKLHGEFSAIAHLVDVRLNHRVVGGQGQQSLQVLDEHEQLQQVGFDQLLLCAGCHERSVPFPGWTTPGVIMLGGLQLQIKSGVVKPKGPTLIAGTGPLLMLVACQLHAAGVEVAGVYEACEFGRIAKESLALLNQPQLFLDGLSMLVYLKRHGVAVHYGWGVVEAFGEGELSEVVVAPYSSTWQADLSQAQAVKANTLAVGYGFIPRTQLSQQMGLEHAYNVDGYLAAKADSWQQSSQASIHLAGDVTGMRGGEAAMLTGRIAALSILLQRGVLSEKQALEQRREYLSRLNTLMRFRSGIDRYTRRGTRQIDLPQADTVVCRCEHVTRADIDLALSQGVQDMAGLKMRTRVSMGDCQGRMCVGYCSDRLREATGRQDVGWLRPRFPLEPVPFSAFTNACKDA from the coding sequence ATGAACGCGCGTACGGTGATTGTCGGGGGTGGCCCGGCGGGCCTGTCGGCGGCGATAGAGCTGGCGCAGCATGGCGTACAAAGCACCTTGCTTGAAGAAGCGTCGCGCCTGGGCGGTGTGGTTTACCGCGGGCCTTTGCGTGACGGTGTTGAACTCGACTACCTGGGCGAGCGCTACAAGGCGGCGCTGCAAAAATTGCACGGCGAGTTTTCGGCCATTGCCCACCTGGTGGATGTACGCCTCAACCATCGCGTGGTCGGCGGGCAGGGACAGCAAAGCCTGCAAGTGCTGGACGAGCATGAACAATTGCAGCAAGTCGGTTTCGATCAACTGTTGCTGTGCGCCGGTTGCCATGAACGCAGCGTGCCGTTTCCGGGCTGGACCACGCCAGGGGTGATCATGCTGGGTGGCCTGCAATTGCAGATCAAAAGTGGCGTCGTCAAGCCCAAGGGGCCGACGCTGATCGCGGGCACCGGGCCCTTGCTGATGCTGGTGGCGTGCCAGTTGCACGCGGCGGGTGTGGAAGTGGCTGGGGTGTATGAGGCGTGCGAGTTTGGCCGCATTGCCAAGGAAAGCCTGGCGCTGCTCAACCAGCCGCAGTTGTTCCTCGACGGCCTGAGCATGCTGGTTTACCTCAAGCGTCATGGCGTGGCCGTGCATTACGGCTGGGGCGTGGTGGAGGCGTTTGGGGAAGGGGAGCTGAGCGAAGTGGTCGTCGCCCCCTATTCCAGCACCTGGCAGGCCGACCTAAGCCAGGCGCAGGCGGTGAAGGCCAATACCCTGGCGGTGGGCTATGGCTTTATTCCGCGCACTCAGCTCAGCCAGCAGATGGGCCTGGAGCACGCCTACAACGTCGACGGTTACCTGGCGGCCAAAGCCGACAGCTGGCAGCAGAGCAGCCAGGCATCCATTCACCTGGCCGGCGATGTCACGGGCATGCGCGGGGGCGAGGCGGCGATGCTCACGGGGCGGATCGCCGCGTTGTCGATCCTGCTGCAGCGTGGGGTCCTGAGTGAGAAACAGGCGCTTGAACAACGCCGCGAGTACCTGTCCAGGCTCAATACCCTGATGCGCTTTCGCAGCGGGATTGATCGGTATACCCGCCGCGGTACACGCCAGATTGACCTGCCGCAGGCCGACACCGTGGTCTGCCGCTGCGAGCATGTGACCCGCGCCGATATCGACCTGGCCCTCAGCCAGGGCGTGCAGGACATGGCCGGCCTGAAAATGCGCACCCGGGTGAGCATGGGCGACTGCCAGGGGCGCATGTGTGTCGGCTATTGCAGTGACCGCCTGCGTGAAGCCACCGGGCGCCAGGATGTGGGCTGGTTGCGCCCGCGTTTTCCGCTGGAACCCGTGCCATTTTCGGCGTTTACCAATGCGTGCAAGGATGCCTGA
- the hcnC gene encoding cyanide-forming glycine dehydrogenase subunit HcnC, whose translation MIKTYDVVIAGGGVIGASCAYHLSRRKDLKIALIDCKRPGNASRASAGGLWAIGESVGLGCGVIFFRMMSAERKREAQGSAVIVDATTPHILPECFFDFALQSNALYPGLHKELLENHGMDFKFERTGLKYVIYDDEDRLYAEHIVANIPHLADEVRWLDQAALREAEPSVSHDAQGALEFLCDHQVSPFRLTDAYAEGARQNGVDLYFNTNVTEVMRQGSKVTGVRTDNQDAFHSTTLINAAGAWAAELSVMATDLSIPVAPVKGQIVLTERMPKLLNGCLTTSDCYLAQKDNGEILIGSTTEDKGFDVTTTFPEITGLVQGAMRCIPQLKDANLKRTWAGLRPGSPDELPILGPMQGVEGYLNACGHFRTGILTSAITGVMLDALVRHEPLPLDVTPFLADRFDLQPVGVKKAVGA comes from the coding sequence ATGATCAAGACTTATGACGTTGTCATCGCCGGTGGCGGAGTAATTGGCGCCTCCTGTGCCTATCACCTGTCCCGGCGCAAGGACCTGAAAATCGCCCTGATCGACTGCAAGCGCCCCGGCAATGCCAGCCGCGCGTCGGCAGGCGGGCTGTGGGCCATTGGCGAGTCCGTGGGGCTAGGCTGCGGGGTGATCTTTTTCCGCATGATGTCGGCCGAACGCAAGCGTGAGGCCCAGGGCTCGGCGGTGATAGTCGACGCCACCACCCCGCATATCCTGCCGGAGTGTTTTTTTGATTTCGCCCTGCAGTCCAATGCGCTGTACCCCGGCCTGCACAAGGAGCTGCTGGAAAACCACGGGATGGATTTCAAGTTCGAGCGCACCGGGCTCAAGTATGTGATTTATGACGATGAAGATCGCCTGTATGCCGAGCATATTGTCGCCAATATCCCCCATCTGGCCGATGAGGTGCGCTGGCTCGACCAGGCGGCGCTGCGCGAAGCAGAGCCAAGCGTGAGCCATGATGCGCAAGGTGCGCTGGAGTTCCTGTGCGATCACCAGGTGAGCCCGTTCCGCCTGACCGATGCGTACGCCGAAGGGGCTCGGCAAAATGGTGTCGATCTGTACTTCAACACCAACGTGACCGAGGTCATGCGCCAGGGCAGCAAGGTGACCGGTGTGCGCACTGACAACCAGGACGCGTTCCACAGCACAACCCTGATCAACGCGGCGGGTGCCTGGGCGGCAGAACTCAGTGTGATGGCCACCGACCTGAGCATCCCTGTGGCGCCGGTCAAGGGCCAGATTGTGCTGACCGAGCGGATGCCCAAGTTGCTCAACGGCTGCCTGACCACCAGCGATTGCTACCTGGCGCAAAAAGATAACGGTGAAATCCTGATTGGCAGCACCACCGAAGACAAGGGCTTCGACGTGACCACCACCTTCCCTGAAATCACCGGGCTGGTACAGGGGGCGATGCGCTGCATTCCCCAGCTCAAGGACGCCAACCTCAAGCGCACCTGGGCCGGGCTGCGGCCCGGTTCTCCCGATGAGTTGCCGATCCTGGGGCCGATGCAGGGGGTAGAGGGGTATCTGAATGCGTGCGGGCATTTTCGCACCGGCATCCTGACGTCGGCGATCACCGGTGTCATGCTCGATGCACTGGTGCGCCACGAGCCGCTGCCGCTGGATGTCACGCCGTTTCTGGCAGACCGCTTTGACTTGCAGCCGGTGGGGGTGAAAAAAGCCGTGGGTGCTTGA
- a CDS encoding TonB-dependent siderophore receptor: MQQPNLSRTPLSIALVASMLLATSIAQAAPVALNIPAQALASALNELGKQANLQILYSPDQVQGIKSRSVSGSLEPVKALESLLQGSGIAWQLNGDTVILNAPQGKGLELGATNITGQGQGDLLTTEDTHAYTTGASNSSTKLPLSLRETPQTVTVVTRQLMDDQAAQSIGDVLRNAPGVSTQAYDSERMEYSARGYAITNFQYDGVNTLYDGVFDEGATKVDMALYDRVDIVKGATGLLSGSGEPSATVNLIRKKPTREFKASITASAGSWDNYRTEGDISGPLNEDGSVRGRLVAVYQDADSYRDHASKKNDVFYGIIQADLTPDTLFTFGMDYQNIKPRGASWTGNPYYFSNYTKTDFSRSFNPATDWSRRDVQIQSTFASLEHRFANDWKVKGTLTQQTNDHDTLLASASGGQPDPVTGDGMFFYWGKWEGHRVQNTFDINASGPFSLFGREHELVVGATSQSSRQTGATFDGTQFGLVPGSIFDWNGKYPQPDFPKNGKYETNQNQNSAYIAARFKPADDWSIILGSRLSDFQYNSTYTYYLQSSSFQDNKTTSKQHGKVTPYAGVVYDINDTYSVYGSYTSIYKPLVERSSSGTTLAPTEGNSYELGVKAEYFGGRLNASAAVFRTEQKNVPIQIGTNAETNLGIFESLDGATTNGIELELAGELMPDWNLMAGYTYARTRADDGERVYGYPLETTKPEDVARVFTTYRLPGVLNKVTVGGGVNWQSPFYGKIYNDAKGDYDIIEQQSYALVNLMTRYEYNEHLTFNLNANNVFDKKYLSGLGNFSTTYYGEPRSLMLTSRYTF; this comes from the coding sequence ATGCAACAACCCAACTTGAGCCGAACCCCTCTTTCGATCGCCCTGGTGGCCTCGATGCTGCTGGCCACTTCCATTGCCCAGGCCGCGCCAGTGGCCTTGAACATCCCGGCGCAAGCGCTGGCCAGTGCGCTGAATGAACTGGGCAAGCAGGCCAACCTGCAAATCCTCTACAGCCCGGATCAGGTACAGGGCATCAAGTCGCGTTCGGTCAGCGGTTCGCTGGAACCGGTCAAGGCACTGGAGTCCCTGTTGCAAGGCAGCGGCATTGCCTGGCAGCTCAATGGCGATACGGTGATTTTGAACGCGCCCCAGGGCAAAGGCCTGGAGCTGGGCGCGACCAACATTACCGGTCAGGGCCAGGGCGACTTGCTGACCACCGAAGACACCCATGCCTATACCACCGGCGCCAGCAACAGCTCGACCAAACTGCCGCTGTCGCTTCGCGAAACCCCGCAGACCGTCACCGTAGTAACCCGCCAACTGATGGACGATCAGGCCGCCCAGAGCATTGGCGATGTGCTGCGCAATGCTCCCGGGGTGTCCACCCAGGCCTACGACAGCGAACGCATGGAGTATTCCGCTCGCGGCTATGCCATTACCAACTTCCAGTACGACGGGGTCAATACCCTGTATGACGGAGTGTTCGATGAAGGCGCGACCAAGGTCGACATGGCCCTCTATGACCGCGTCGATATCGTCAAGGGTGCCACCGGCCTGCTCTCGGGCTCCGGCGAGCCCTCGGCCACGGTCAACCTGATCCGCAAAAAGCCGACCCGCGAGTTCAAGGCCTCGATCACGGCCAGCGCGGGCTCGTGGGACAACTACCGCACCGAAGGCGATATTTCCGGGCCGTTGAATGAAGACGGTAGCGTGCGCGGGCGCCTGGTGGCGGTGTATCAGGATGCTGACTCGTACCGCGATCACGCCTCGAAGAAAAACGATGTGTTCTACGGCATCATCCAGGCCGACCTCACCCCCGACACCCTGTTCACTTTCGGCATGGACTACCAGAACATCAAGCCGCGCGGCGCGTCCTGGACCGGCAACCCCTACTACTTTTCGAACTACACCAAGACCGACTTCAGCCGTTCGTTCAACCCGGCCACCGACTGGAGCCGGCGTGACGTGCAGATCCAGTCCACCTTCGCCTCCCTGGAACACCGCTTTGCCAATGACTGGAAGGTCAAAGGCACCCTCACCCAGCAAACCAACGACCACGACACCCTGCTCGCCTCGGCCAGCGGCGGCCAGCCTGATCCGGTCACGGGGGACGGCATGTTCTTCTATTGGGGCAAATGGGAAGGCCATCGTGTACAGAACACCTTCGACATCAATGCCAGCGGCCCCTTCAGCCTGTTCGGCCGTGAACACGAACTGGTGGTGGGCGCCACGTCACAATCGTCGCGCCAGACCGGCGCCACCTTTGACGGCACCCAGTTTGGCCTGGTGCCGGGGAGCATCTTTGACTGGAACGGCAAATATCCGCAGCCGGACTTCCCGAAAAACGGCAAGTACGAAACCAACCAGAACCAGAACAGCGCCTATATCGCCGCACGCTTCAAGCCAGCAGACGACTGGTCGATCATCCTCGGCAGTCGCCTGAGCGACTTCCAGTACAACAGCACCTACACCTACTACCTGCAGTCCAGCTCGTTCCAGGACAACAAGACCACGTCCAAGCAACACGGCAAGGTCACGCCCTACGCCGGGGTGGTGTATGACATCAACGATACCTACTCGGTCTATGGCAGCTACACCTCGATCTACAAGCCGCTTGTCGAGCGCAGCAGCTCGGGCACCACGCTGGCGCCCACTGAAGGCAACAGCTACGAACTCGGGGTAAAGGCTGAATACTTCGGCGGGCGTCTGAATGCCAGTGCGGCGGTGTTTCGCACCGAACAGAAAAACGTACCCATCCAGATTGGCACCAACGCAGAGACCAACCTGGGCATCTTTGAGTCCCTGGATGGTGCCACCACCAACGGCATCGAGCTGGAGCTGGCCGGTGAGCTGATGCCGGACTGGAACCTGATGGCCGGCTACACCTACGCCCGGACCCGCGCCGACGATGGCGAACGTGTCTACGGCTACCCGCTGGAAACCACCAAGCCCGAGGACGTGGCGCGGGTGTTCACCACCTACCGCCTGCCGGGGGTGCTGAACAAGGTCACCGTGGGCGGTGGCGTGAACTGGCAGAGCCCGTTCTACGGCAAGATCTACAACGATGCCAAGGGTGACTACGACATCATCGAGCAGCAGAGCTACGCGCTGGTCAACCTGATGACCCGCTACGAGTACAACGAACACCTGACGTTCAACCTCAACGCCAACAACGTGTTCGATAAAAAGTACCTGTCGGGCCTGGGCAACTTCAGCACCACCTACTACGGCGAACCGCGCAGCCTGATGCTGACATCCAGGTACACCTTTTAA
- a CDS encoding pirin family protein, translating to MKKILGVYQAPRPHWVGDGFPVRTMFSYDSMGKHISPFLLLDYAGPAEFTPTTERRGVGQHPHRGFETVTIVYKGEVEHRDSTGNGGVIGPGDVQWMTAASGILHEEFHSEAFARSGGPLEMVQLWVNLPAKDKMAAPGYQGIVDRDIPDLALKDDAGRLRLIAGEFDGQRGPARTFTDIDVWDIRLHAGKSAAFDLHQGRNTALVVLHGAVTVNDQDVVREGQLALFERDGSQIRLQATDDAVLLILSGEPIDEPIVGHGPFVMNTDAEIHQAFVDFQSGKFGRMPA from the coding sequence ATGAAAAAGATTCTGGGTGTTTACCAAGCGCCCCGCCCTCATTGGGTCGGCGATGGCTTTCCGGTTCGCACGATGTTTTCCTACGACAGCATGGGCAAACACATCAGCCCATTTTTGCTGCTGGATTACGCTGGGCCAGCCGAGTTCACGCCTACTACAGAGCGTCGTGGGGTAGGCCAGCATCCGCACCGTGGTTTTGAAACGGTGACCATTGTCTACAAGGGCGAAGTCGAGCACCGCGACTCCACTGGCAACGGCGGGGTGATCGGGCCGGGTGATGTGCAGTGGATGACGGCCGCATCGGGGATCCTGCATGAGGAGTTCCATTCCGAGGCGTTTGCCCGCAGTGGCGGCCCGCTGGAGATGGTGCAGCTATGGGTCAACTTGCCTGCAAAGGACAAAATGGCTGCGCCGGGTTATCAGGGCATTGTCGACAGGGATATCCCTGACCTGGCGCTCAAGGACGATGCCGGCCGGTTGCGCCTGATTGCCGGTGAATTCGACGGCCAGCGCGGCCCGGCGCGCACCTTTACCGACATCGACGTGTGGGATATCCGTCTGCACGCAGGCAAGTCGGCCGCCTTCGATCTGCATCAAGGGCGCAACACGGCGCTGGTGGTGTTGCACGGTGCGGTGACGGTCAATGACCAGGACGTTGTACGTGAAGGCCAGCTGGCGCTGTTCGAGCGTGACGGTTCGCAGATCCGCCTGCAGGCCACCGACGATGCGGTGCTGCTGATTTTGAGCGGCGAACCGATCGATGAGCCGATTGTCGGGCACGGCCCATTTGTGATGAACACCGATGCCGAGATCCATCAGGCGTTCGTGGACTTCCAGTCGGGCAAGTTCGGCCGCATGCCGGCGTAA
- a CDS encoding acetyl-CoA C-acyltransferase family protein — protein MHASEIFILSARRTAIGTFGGSLKDVPLCNLASTAVKAALQSSQVDPERIGHVVMGNVIPTEPQDAYLARVAAMNAGIPKETPAYNVNRLCGSGLQAIISAAHTLMLGDAEFAIGAGAEAMSRGPYLMPAARWGARMGDTQMLDYMLGILHDPFHGIHMGITAENIAQRNNISRQTQDALALEDQQRAAQAIAQGYFDNQIAVVEVRSRKGSVLFQHDEHPRATTLEQLAQMKPAFKKDGSVTAGNASGLNDGAAALVLATGAAVQAGNLAPMARLVAYAHAGVEPELMGLGPIPATRLALKRAGLKIEDMDVIEANIAFAAQACAVMQELGMDPAKVNPNGSGIALGHPVGATGAIIATKAIHELHRIKGRYALATMCIGGGQGIAVIFERV, from the coding sequence ATGCACGCTTCTGAAATTTTCATCCTCAGCGCCCGGCGCACGGCCATTGGCACCTTTGGTGGCTCGCTCAAGGACGTGCCCCTGTGCAATCTGGCCAGCACTGCGGTAAAAGCCGCGCTGCAAAGCAGCCAGGTCGACCCCGAGCGTATCGGCCATGTGGTGATGGGCAACGTTATTCCCACCGAGCCCCAGGATGCCTATCTGGCGCGGGTTGCGGCGATGAATGCCGGGATTCCCAAGGAGACACCGGCCTACAACGTCAACCGCCTGTGCGGCTCGGGTTTGCAGGCGATCATTTCAGCGGCCCATACCCTGATGCTCGGCGACGCCGAATTCGCCATTGGCGCCGGGGCCGAAGCCATGAGCCGCGGCCCGTACCTGATGCCCGCTGCCCGTTGGGGCGCGCGCATGGGTGATACGCAGATGCTCGATTACATGTTGGGCATCCTGCACGACCCGTTCCACGGCATTCATATGGGCATCACCGCCGAGAACATTGCGCAGCGCAACAATATCAGCCGCCAGACCCAGGATGCGCTGGCGCTTGAAGACCAGCAGCGTGCCGCCCAGGCCATCGCCCAAGGTTACTTCGACAACCAGATCGCCGTCGTCGAGGTACGTAGCCGCAAAGGCAGTGTGTTGTTCCAGCACGATGAGCACCCGCGCGCCACCACCCTGGAGCAGCTGGCGCAGATGAAACCGGCCTTCAAGAAAGACGGCAGCGTGACCGCGGGCAATGCATCGGGGCTCAATGATGGTGCGGCGGCGCTGGTGCTGGCCACTGGTGCGGCGGTACAGGCGGGCAATCTTGCGCCGATGGCGCGGTTGGTGGCCTACGCCCATGCGGGGGTAGAGCCAGAGTTGATGGGCTTGGGGCCGATACCGGCGACGCGGCTGGCGTTGAAACGGGCGGGGTTGAAGATCGAGGATATGGACGTGATCGAAGCCAATATCGCCTTCGCCGCCCAGGCTTGCGCCGTGATGCAGGAACTGGGCATGGACCCGGCCAAGGTCAACCCCAACGGCTCGGGCATCGCCCTGGGCCACCCGGTGGGCGCCACGGGGGCAATCATCGCGACCAAGGCCATCCATGAGCTGCACCGGATCAAAGGCCGCTACGCCCTGGCGACCATGTGCATTGGTGGCGGCCAGGGCATAGCGGTGATCTTCGAGCGGGTTTGA
- a CDS encoding LysR family transcriptional regulator, with translation MDLANLNAFIAIAETGSFSGAAERLFLTQPAISKRIASIEQQLKLRLFDRLGREVSLTEAGRALLPRAYQILNVLDDTRRALNNLNGEVSGRLTLATSHHIGLHRLPPLLREFTRTYPKVALDIQFLDSEVAYDEILHGRAELAVITLAPEPHSLIRAVPVWDDPLDFVVAPEHSLTRQKAVSMADIARHPAVFPGGNTFTHHIVHRLFEAQGLTPNIAMSTNYLETIKMMVSIGLAWSVLPRTMLDEQVASIALPGIQLTRQLGYILHTERTLSNAAHAFMTLLDSQVDTLPAQTDDAQPPIRVK, from the coding sequence ATGGATCTCGCGAATCTCAACGCGTTTATCGCCATTGCCGAAACCGGCAGCTTTTCCGGTGCCGCCGAACGGCTGTTCCTGACCCAGCCGGCCATCAGCAAACGCATCGCCAGCATCGAGCAGCAACTCAAGCTCAGGCTGTTCGACCGCCTGGGCCGCGAAGTCAGCCTGACCGAGGCGGGCCGGGCCTTGCTGCCCCGCGCTTACCAGATCCTCAACGTGCTGGATGACACCCGCCGTGCGCTCAACAACCTCAATGGCGAAGTCAGCGGGCGCCTGACCCTGGCCACCAGCCATCACATCGGCCTGCACCGCCTACCACCGTTGCTGCGTGAATTCACCCGCACTTACCCCAAGGTCGCGCTGGATATTCAGTTCCTCGATTCAGAAGTGGCCTACGACGAAATTCTCCACGGTCGTGCAGAACTGGCGGTGATCACCCTCGCCCCTGAGCCTCACTCACTGATTCGCGCCGTACCTGTATGGGATGACCCGCTGGACTTCGTGGTGGCCCCGGAGCACAGCCTGACCCGGCAAAAAGCCGTGAGCATGGCCGATATTGCCCGCCACCCGGCGGTGTTCCCCGGCGGTAATACCTTTACCCACCATATCGTCCATCGTCTGTTCGAAGCCCAGGGCCTGACACCCAACATCGCGATGAGCACCAACTACCTGGAGACCATCAAGATGATGGTGTCCATCGGCCTGGCCTGGAGCGTGTTGCCGCGCACCATGCTCGATGAGCAAGTGGCCTCGATTGCCCTGCCGGGTATCCAGCTGACCCGCCAGCTGGGGTATATCCTGCATACCGAGCGCACCCTGTCCAATGCCGCCCATGCCTTTATGACCCTGCTCGACAGCCAGGTAGATACCCTGCCCGCACAAACGGACGACGCTCAACCCCCTATTCGGGTGAAATAA
- the leuC gene encoding 3-isopropylmalate dehydratase large subunit, with translation MAGKTLYDKLWDSHLVKQRDDGSALIYIDRHIIHEVTSPQAFEGLRLAGRKPWRIDANIATPDHNVPTTPERKGGIEAIADQVSRLQVQTLDDNCDEYGITEFKMNDVRQGIVHVIGPEQGATLPGMTVVCGDSHTSTHGAFGALAHGIGTSEVEHVLATQCLVAKKMKNMLVSVEGQLPFGVTAKDIVLAVIGKIGTAGGNGHAIEFAGSAIRDLSVEGRMTICNMSIEAGARVGLVAADQKTVDYVKGRPFSPKGVEWDLAVEAWKDLVSDADAKFDTVVELDAAQIKPQVSWGTSPEMVLAVDQNVPDPAQEADLVKRGSIERALKYMGLTANQAITDIQLDRVFIGSCTNSRIEDLRAAAVIAKGRKVASTIKQAIVVPGSGLVKAQAEAEGLDKIFLEAGFEWREPGCSMCLAMNPDRLESGEHCASTSNRNFEGRQGAGGRTHLVSPAMAAAAAVNGRFIDVRELIEGSAA, from the coding sequence ATGGCCGGCAAAACGCTCTACGACAAGCTCTGGGATTCGCATTTGGTCAAGCAGCGCGACGATGGCTCGGCGCTGATCTACATCGACCGTCACATCATCCACGAAGTGACGTCGCCGCAAGCCTTTGAAGGCCTGCGACTGGCCGGGCGCAAGCCTTGGCGCATCGATGCCAACATCGCGACCCCGGACCACAACGTACCGACCACGCCGGAGCGCAAGGGCGGGATCGAAGCGATTGCCGACCAGGTTTCCCGTCTGCAGGTGCAAACCCTCGACGACAACTGTGACGAATACGGCATCACCGAATTCAAGATGAATGACGTGCGCCAGGGCATCGTCCATGTGATCGGCCCGGAGCAGGGCGCCACCTTGCCGGGCATGACCGTGGTCTGCGGCGACTCGCACACTTCGACCCACGGCGCCTTCGGTGCACTGGCCCACGGCATCGGCACTTCCGAGGTCGAGCATGTGCTTGCCACCCAGTGCCTCGTCGCGAAAAAAATGAAGAACATGCTGGTCTCGGTCGAGGGTCAATTGCCGTTCGGCGTGACCGCCAAGGACATCGTGCTGGCCGTGATCGGCAAGATCGGCACTGCGGGCGGCAATGGCCACGCCATCGAATTCGCCGGCAGCGCGATTCGCGACCTGTCGGTTGAAGGCCGCATGACCATCTGCAACATGTCCATCGAAGCCGGTGCCCGTGTAGGCCTGGTGGCTGCGGACCAGAAGACGGTCGATTATGTGAAGGGCCGTCCGTTCTCGCCGAAAGGCGTTGAATGGGACCTGGCGGTAGAAGCCTGGAAAGACCTGGTGTCCGATGCCGATGCCAAATTTGACACCGTGGTTGAACTCGACGCCGCGCAGATCAAGCCGCAAGTCAGCTGGGGCACCTCGCCCGAGATGGTCCTGGCCGTTGACCAGAACGTGCCGGACCCGGCTCAGGAAGCCGATCTGGTCAAGCGTGGCTCGATTGAACGTGCGTTGAAGTACATGGGGTTGACCGCCAATCAGGCGATCACCGATATCCAGCTCGATCGCGTGTTTATCGGTTCGTGCACCAACTCACGGATCGAAGACTTGCGCGCTGCGGCCGTGATTGCCAAGGGTCGCAAGGTGGCGTCCACCATCAAGCAGGCGATCGTGGTACCGGGTTCGGGGCTGGTCAAGGCACAGGCTGAAGCAGAAGGCCTGGACAAGATTTTCCTGGAGGCGGGCTTTGAATGGCGTGAGCCGGGTTGCTCGATGTGCCTGGCGATGAACCCTGACCGCCTGGAGTCTGGCGAGCATTGTGCATCCACCTCCAACCGTAACTTCGAAGGCCGTCAGGGCGCCGGTGGCCGTACCCACCTGGTGAGCCCGGCAATGGCCGCCGCCGCCGCTGTAAACGGTCGTTTTATCGACGTCCGCGAATTGATCGAAGGGAGCGCAGCATGA